The Columba livia isolate bColLiv1 breed racing homer chromosome 13, bColLiv1.pat.W.v2, whole genome shotgun sequence genome has a segment encoding these proteins:
- the ATMIN gene encoding ATM interactor isoform X1 translates to MAAAAAGRRGGGLGRPPAPAPVPVGDLPPAGELVRPSVTELSQVRTNILCTVPGCGKVLPNSPALNMHLSKAHPLQDGKLNAPIRKGLKTSQKFYCCPIEGCPRGPNRPFSQFSLVKQHFMKMHAEKKHKCDKCSNSYGTEWYLKRHIEVCGKTFQCTCGCPYASRTALLSHIYRTGHEIPAEHRDPPSKKRKMESSIHNQQLAEKANEAFVNTHNNNPGTQELESSEVKLAASLEGSRSSNFTNQMQPKCTPKMLLPKPKMALVKLPVMQLAPLPVYVSATDSAVKPAVVAVDNHGSVVSTVHLLPQSIGILIPALEAETLVFKDSMPVSKVTNSGDHEPVSTGVQVDLDKVASNNTGQELGNVCPKNKISSINIQTDLSYISQNFVPAAAWTPSSSVSSCSQTDLSFSSQVSLPISVQTQTLLPASKLTSSIAAQTDAFSQVCFPTCGISRETQTSRTQDSLDGRVQMDQAVMCSDIFDNVHPPYNVSTHIELPENSLMPANIDQTLLQRSNCKSLNQDTVKSESLISFNTQTNILPPQNTTDNQTQTMDLLSDLENIFSGNMSGQTLDNRGLLSQTSSNADTHLPSGPSQSTGIDFDIEEFFSASNIQTQTEESELGTLNSEPVLESLDIETQTDFLFSDSATQSYSCRGNSNFLGLEMFDTQTQTDLNFFLDSNTHLPLGSILKQSSFSMSTDSSDTETQTEVYPTTKNIPTQNMESKVQLSSAETQTMDSCFENLGSLFLTSNETQTAMDDFLLADLAWNTMESQFSSVETQTCEELCSLFQSSAKPSH, encoded by the exons GATGGAAAACTTAATGCGCCAATAAGGAAAGGTTTGAAAACTTCACAGAAATTCTACTGCTGTCCTATTGAAGGCTGTCCTAGAGGACCAAACAGAccattttctcagttttctcttgTAAAACAG CACTTTATGAAAATGCATGCTGAAAAGAAGCACAAATGTGATAAGTGTAGTAACTCCTATGGTACAGAATGGTATTTGAAACGGCACATAGAGGTCTGTGGCAAGACTTTCCAGTGTACTTGTGGGTGCCCTTATGCCAGCAGAACCGCATTACTGTCTCATATTTACAGAACTGGCCACGAAATTCCTGCAGAACACAG GGATCCTCctagtaagaaaagaaaaatggaaagctCCATCCATAATCAGCAGTTGGCAGAGAAAGCAAACGAAGCATTCGTCAATACACACAACAATAATCCTGGCACTCAGGAACTGGAGTCCTCGGAAGTGAAACTAGCGGCCTCTCTTGAAGGCTCCCGCAGTTCTAACTTCACGAACCAAATGCAGCCAAAATGTACACCCAAGATGCTTTTACCAAAGCCCAAGATGGCTTTGGTTAAACTCCCAGTGATGCAGCTGGCTCCCCTGCCTGTGTATGTATCTGCAACAGACTCTGCTGTCAAACCTGCTGTAGTAGCTGTTGATAATCACGGTTCAGTTGTAAGTACTGTTCATTTATTGCCTCAATCTATAGGAATTCTGATTCCAGCACTGGAGGCAGAAACACTTGTATTTAAAGATAGTATGCCTGTTTCAAAGGTGACAAATTCTGGTGATCATGAACCAGTAAGTACTGGGGTACAAGTTGACTTGGATAAAGTTGCATCGAATAACACGGGGCAAGAGCTGGGGAATGTTTGTCCCAAGAATAAAATTTCTTCAATAAATATACAGACTGACCTATCTTATATTTCACAGAACTTTGTACCGGCTGCAGCCTGGACTCCCAGTTCCTCTGTATCCTCTTGCTCTCAGACAGATCTGTCGTTCAGTTCACAGGTTTCGTTACCCATCAGTGTACAAACGCAGACGCTGCTGCCTGCTTCCAAACTAACTTCATCCATAGCTGCTCAGACTGATGCATTTAGTCAGGTTTGTTTTCCAACGTGTGGCATTTCTAGAGAGACTCAAACCAGTAGGACACAGGactcgctggatggcagagtGCAGATGGACCAGGCTGTGATGTGCTCGGACATCTTTGACAATGTTCATCCGCCATATAATGTTTCTACTCACATTGAACTTCCAGAAAACAGCTTAATGCCTGCAAATATAGATCAAACCTTGCTGCAAAGGAGTAATTGCAAGAGCCTGAATCAAGATACGGTTAAGTCTGAATCCCTTATCAGCTTCAACACACAGACTAACATACTTCCACCTCAAAATACAACGGATAATCAAACCCAGACAATGGACCTACTAAGTGATCTGGAAAACATCTTTTCAGGAAATATGTCTGGCCAGACACTGGATAATCGTGGCCTTTTGTCTCAGACAAGTTCTAATGCTGATACACATCTGCCATCTGGTCCATCACAGAGCACGGGAATAGACTTTGACATTGAAGAGTTCTTTTCAGCATCCAATATCCAAACTCAGACTGAAGAGAGTGAGCTTGGTACCCTGAACTCTGAGCCAGTTTTGGAGTCACTGGACATTGAAACACAGActgatttcttattttcagaCAGTGCCACTCAATCGTATAGCTGCCGAGGAAATTCTAACTTCTTAGGTTTGGAGATGTTTGatacacagacacagacagactTGAATTTCTTCTTGGACAGTAATACCCATCTGCCTTTAGGAAGTATTCTGAAGCAGTCTAGTTTCTCCATGAGTACTGACTCATCTGATACGGAAACCCAGACAGAAGTGTATCCGACTACTAAAAATATACCTACTCAGAACATGGAAAGCAAAGTCCAGCTCAGTAGTGCTGAAACACAGACTATGGATAGCTGCTTCGAGAATCTAGGGAGTCTGTTCCTCACCAGCAACGAGACACAGACAGCAATGGATGACTTTCTTCTGGCTGACTTGGCCTGGAATACAATGGAGTCCCAGTTCAGCTCAGTGGAAACACAGACCTGTGAAGAGCTGTGCTCCTTGTTTCAGAGCTCTGCCAAGCCCAGCCATTGA
- the ATMIN gene encoding ATM interactor isoform X2, which produces MPAEPHYCLIFTELATKFLQNTGKSEQDPPSKKRKMESSIHNQQLAEKANEAFVNTHNNNPGTQELESSEVKLAASLEGSRSSNFTNQMQPKCTPKMLLPKPKMALVKLPVMQLAPLPVYVSATDSAVKPAVVAVDNHGSVVSTVHLLPQSIGILIPALEAETLVFKDSMPVSKVTNSGDHEPVSTGVQVDLDKVASNNTGQELGNVCPKNKISSINIQTDLSYISQNFVPAAAWTPSSSVSSCSQTDLSFSSQVSLPISVQTQTLLPASKLTSSIAAQTDAFSQVCFPTCGISRETQTSRTQDSLDGRVQMDQAVMCSDIFDNVHPPYNVSTHIELPENSLMPANIDQTLLQRSNCKSLNQDTVKSESLISFNTQTNILPPQNTTDNQTQTMDLLSDLENIFSGNMSGQTLDNRGLLSQTSSNADTHLPSGPSQSTGIDFDIEEFFSASNIQTQTEESELGTLNSEPVLESLDIETQTDFLFSDSATQSYSCRGNSNFLGLEMFDTQTQTDLNFFLDSNTHLPLGSILKQSSFSMSTDSSDTETQTEVYPTTKNIPTQNMESKVQLSSAETQTMDSCFENLGSLFLTSNETQTAMDDFLLADLAWNTMESQFSSVETQTCEELCSLFQSSAKPSH; this is translated from the exons ATGCCAGCAGAACCGCATTACTGTCTCATATTTACAGAACTGGCCACGAAATTCCTGCAGAACACAGGTAAAAGTGAACA GGATCCTCctagtaagaaaagaaaaatggaaagctCCATCCATAATCAGCAGTTGGCAGAGAAAGCAAACGAAGCATTCGTCAATACACACAACAATAATCCTGGCACTCAGGAACTGGAGTCCTCGGAAGTGAAACTAGCGGCCTCTCTTGAAGGCTCCCGCAGTTCTAACTTCACGAACCAAATGCAGCCAAAATGTACACCCAAGATGCTTTTACCAAAGCCCAAGATGGCTTTGGTTAAACTCCCAGTGATGCAGCTGGCTCCCCTGCCTGTGTATGTATCTGCAACAGACTCTGCTGTCAAACCTGCTGTAGTAGCTGTTGATAATCACGGTTCAGTTGTAAGTACTGTTCATTTATTGCCTCAATCTATAGGAATTCTGATTCCAGCACTGGAGGCAGAAACACTTGTATTTAAAGATAGTATGCCTGTTTCAAAGGTGACAAATTCTGGTGATCATGAACCAGTAAGTACTGGGGTACAAGTTGACTTGGATAAAGTTGCATCGAATAACACGGGGCAAGAGCTGGGGAATGTTTGTCCCAAGAATAAAATTTCTTCAATAAATATACAGACTGACCTATCTTATATTTCACAGAACTTTGTACCGGCTGCAGCCTGGACTCCCAGTTCCTCTGTATCCTCTTGCTCTCAGACAGATCTGTCGTTCAGTTCACAGGTTTCGTTACCCATCAGTGTACAAACGCAGACGCTGCTGCCTGCTTCCAAACTAACTTCATCCATAGCTGCTCAGACTGATGCATTTAGTCAGGTTTGTTTTCCAACGTGTGGCATTTCTAGAGAGACTCAAACCAGTAGGACACAGGactcgctggatggcagagtGCAGATGGACCAGGCTGTGATGTGCTCGGACATCTTTGACAATGTTCATCCGCCATATAATGTTTCTACTCACATTGAACTTCCAGAAAACAGCTTAATGCCTGCAAATATAGATCAAACCTTGCTGCAAAGGAGTAATTGCAAGAGCCTGAATCAAGATACGGTTAAGTCTGAATCCCTTATCAGCTTCAACACACAGACTAACATACTTCCACCTCAAAATACAACGGATAATCAAACCCAGACAATGGACCTACTAAGTGATCTGGAAAACATCTTTTCAGGAAATATGTCTGGCCAGACACTGGATAATCGTGGCCTTTTGTCTCAGACAAGTTCTAATGCTGATACACATCTGCCATCTGGTCCATCACAGAGCACGGGAATAGACTTTGACATTGAAGAGTTCTTTTCAGCATCCAATATCCAAACTCAGACTGAAGAGAGTGAGCTTGGTACCCTGAACTCTGAGCCAGTTTTGGAGTCACTGGACATTGAAACACAGActgatttcttattttcagaCAGTGCCACTCAATCGTATAGCTGCCGAGGAAATTCTAACTTCTTAGGTTTGGAGATGTTTGatacacagacacagacagactTGAATTTCTTCTTGGACAGTAATACCCATCTGCCTTTAGGAAGTATTCTGAAGCAGTCTAGTTTCTCCATGAGTACTGACTCATCTGATACGGAAACCCAGACAGAAGTGTATCCGACTACTAAAAATATACCTACTCAGAACATGGAAAGCAAAGTCCAGCTCAGTAGTGCTGAAACACAGACTATGGATAGCTGCTTCGAGAATCTAGGGAGTCTGTTCCTCACCAGCAACGAGACACAGACAGCAATGGATGACTTTCTTCTGGCTGACTTGGCCTGGAATACAATGGAGTCCCAGTTCAGCTCAGTGGAAACACAGACCTGTGAAGAGCTGTGCTCCTTGTTTCAGAGCTCTGCCAAGCCCAGCCATTGA